CGCCAAGGCAAAATATAAAGCTCTTAAACCTAAAATCGCAAAGATGTTACTAGTATATACAATAAAAGAATCTGTAGTAATGGCAAAGATAGCAGGAACACTATCTACTGCAAAAATTAAATCAGCAAACTCAATCATTACCAAAGTTAGAAATAGGGGGGTGGCATATTTTTGCCTCCCACCTTGCTTATTTTTTATTTCAACAATAAATTTTTCGCCGTACAATTCGTTTGTCACTGGTAATTTTCGCTGCACAAATTTTAACACTGGGTTGTTTTTTATATCAAAATTATGGCCCATAACCATCAACATTTTTATGCCGGTATAAACTAAGAACGCTCCAAAGACATATAATAACCATTCAAAACGTAACAACAGGCTGGATCCGGCTCCAATCATTAAAGCTCTAAGTACTATTACTCCTAATATACCCCAAAATAATACCCGATGTTGGAATTGCGCAGGAATCTTAAAATAGCTAAATATCATTGAAATAACAAATACATTGTCAATTGAAAGACTTTTTTCAACTAAAAAACCAGTATAATATTCTTTAGCAGCATTTGCATCTAACGAGTAACCAACCCACAACCCGTACAGTATCGCAACCACAATATAAAACAGGCTCATGACTAAGCTTTCTTTAACCTCGATTTTACGATCTGTTTTATGCAAAACCCCTAGATCCATTACCAATGCACTAATTACTACTATAAAGAAGCTTACCCACAACCAAATTGGCTTATCCATTTATTCTCCTATCTACCTATTCCAACATTACTTTTGTTAATATTTTTTACCATTTGATTAACTTGGCTCATGGCCTCTTTATCTTGTATATATTCCTT
This window of the Rickettsiales endosymbiont of Stachyamoeba lipophora genome carries:
- a CDS encoding TerC family protein, with translation MDKPIWLWVSFFIVVISALVMDLGVLHKTDRKIEVKESLVMSLFYIVVAILYGLWVGYSLDANAAKEYYTGFLVEKSLSIDNVFVISMIFSYFKIPAQFQHRVLFWGILGVIVLRALMIGAGSSLLLRFEWLLYVFGAFLVYTGIKMLMVMGHNFDIKNNPVLKFVQRKLPVTNELYGEKFIVEIKNKQGGRQKYATPLFLTLVMIEFADLIFAVDSVPAIFAITTDSFIVYTSNIFAILGLRALYFALAAIIHRFKYLKYSLAIILIFIGGKIFLVSIIGKIPSLLSLLLTLIILGTGVVYSLYKTKINKLKN